A genomic window from Brachyspira sp. SAP_772 includes:
- a CDS encoding MATE family efflux transporter translates to MINKVEEMEKSFFKYVLPSIVSTMLGGLYIVVDGFFVGHSMGDNGLTAINLVYPIGTVLFATAAMLGMGGSVIMSTYLGAGDLEKFNKAKINTFITLIVASIILTLLLLLIKDKLIYQLGARDIIFEQANSYITTIILGGTFQIISAGSMPIIRNSGKTIHAMSFMGIGLITNIVLDYMFLMVLRLGTFGAALATIIAQAIVSAISIYYLFIRKKYRTKIRLSDFDLSMSKRAIQIGLSPFGLVMAPSLIVIFNNLQCIKYGGYIGTSAYSVINYIYGSIIYLFEGIAEGCQPMISFFKGAKREELMRKVLKKGILFSSVLGFILIIVVLLFKNRLGIIFGASIETNNIVSIAMPIIAISFILQPMVRIGTAYFYSSGESKYASLLTYIDPLFVSPLCIMILPIFFKLNGVWLAMPVAQIILMSLLSVIYYNTNIKKTDFYNNKEVYDTNN, encoded by the coding sequence ATGATAAACAAAGTAGAAGAGATGGAAAAATCTTTCTTTAAATACGTACTTCCTTCTATAGTATCAACTATGCTTGGAGGGCTTTATATAGTAGTTGATGGTTTTTTTGTTGGTCATTCTATGGGCGACAATGGGCTTACTGCAATCAATTTAGTTTATCCTATAGGAACGGTGTTATTTGCTACAGCTGCTATGCTTGGAATGGGCGGATCTGTTATAATGTCTACATATCTTGGAGCTGGAGATTTAGAGAAGTTTAACAAGGCTAAAATTAATACATTTATTACTTTAATAGTTGCAAGCATCATATTAACTCTACTACTTCTTTTAATAAAAGACAAATTAATTTATCAGCTTGGTGCGAGAGATATAATATTTGAACAGGCTAACAGCTACATTACAACTATTATATTAGGCGGTACATTTCAGATTATATCTGCAGGAAGCATGCCTATAATAAGGAATTCTGGTAAAACTATACATGCCATGAGTTTTATGGGTATAGGTCTTATAACTAATATTGTATTAGACTATATGTTTTTAATGGTTTTAAGATTAGGAACTTTTGGGGCTGCATTAGCTACAATTATAGCACAGGCAATAGTTTCTGCTATTTCTATATATTATTTATTTATTAGAAAGAAATATAGAACAAAAATAAGATTATCAGATTTTGATTTATCTATGAGTAAAAGAGCTATTCAAATAGGGCTTTCTCCGTTTGGTCTTGTAATGGCTCCTTCTTTAATAGTAATATTTAATAATTTGCAATGCATAAAATATGGAGGATATATTGGTACTAGTGCATATTCTGTAATTAATTATATTTATGGTTCTATAATATATTTATTTGAAGGTATTGCAGAAGGTTGTCAGCCTATGATTAGTTTTTTCAAGGGTGCTAAGAGAGAAGAGCTTATGAGAAAGGTTTTAAAGAAAGGAATATTATTTTCTTCAGTGTTAGGATTTATATTAATAATAGTAGTTCTTTTGTTTAAAAATAGATTAGGAATTATATTTGGTGCTTCAATAGAGACAAACAACATTGTAAGTATTGCTATGCCTATAATAGCTATATCGTTTATACTTCAGCCTATGGTAAGAATTGGTACTGCTTATTTTTATTCTTCTGGCGAGAGTAAATATGCGAGTCTTTTAACATACATAGACCCTTTGTTTGTAAGTCCATTATGCATAATGATTCTTCCTATATTTTTTAAGCTTAATGGTGTGTGGTTGGCAATGCCTGTAGCTCAGATTATATTAATGAGTTTACTTTCTGTAATATATTATAACACAAATATAAAGAAAACAGATTTTTATAATAATAAAGAGGTCTATGATACCAATAATTGA
- a CDS encoding GNAT family N-acetyltransferase — protein sequence MPIRLATCEDTKQILEIYSNYIDTNITFEYSLPSIEEFEKRIKNIIEVYPYLVYEEEDKKILGYAYAHSFMEREAYKWDAELSIYMDYNYKSKGLGKKLCLALINILKYQGFKTFYSRVTSGNIASEKFHDYFEFKKCGMLYNTGYKLSKWHDVIIYEKQINEYDESPKDIIKIKDIDKDTLNSIISNI from the coding sequence ATGCCAATAAGACTTGCAACTTGTGAAGATACAAAACAAATACTAGAAATATACTCAAATTATATTGACACAAACATCACATTTGAATATTCATTGCCTAGTATAGAAGAGTTTGAAAAGAGAATAAAAAATATAATAGAAGTGTATCCCTATTTAGTATATGAAGAAGAAGATAAAAAAATATTAGGGTATGCATATGCCCATAGTTTTATGGAGAGAGAAGCCTATAAATGGGACGCAGAACTTTCTATATATATGGATTATAATTATAAATCAAAAGGACTAGGAAAAAAGCTTTGCCTAGCATTAATTAATATACTTAAATATCAAGGTTTCAAAACATTTTATTCTAGAGTAACATCTGGAAATATAGCAAGTGAAAAGTTTCATGATTATTTTGAGTTTAAAAAATGCGGCATGCTTTATAACACAGGATATAAATTATCCAAATGGCATGATGTAATAATCTACGAAAAACAAATTAATGAATATGATGAAAGCCCAAAAGATATAATAAAGATAAAAGATATAGATAAAGATACACTCAACAGCATAATATCAAATATTTAA
- a CDS encoding DUF4132 domain-containing protein, with protein MENNNEEQIRNKFESILQYENNKDALIDYFYGRIDSCPIFKNYYSYDAEEIFKFYFDENTKEEDKKALSRYAATVIKYIYKGNTTNQILRLCVGEDLEKVLIESYNIIYEREYGTKYAKSGLIHNEAYKYIQIQVNNFWGFLGLEHYMPKDFNQYLEKVKNDNEILLKKAPHLLLTIFVYLINKDDDKILIKQLLNYIDSLKINDEETTALLFTIADKDEEVYKRLINILNKDNNMIYFLVNISREMVGRTGQLYKRLFKSYSEDKLYYYYTRELIPEYLKICSFPKECILLSKILNDNTLFISKHTLEIKKLYDEDKETFYKLYEIIEKSKFEQLYLDYAMLSSIMLARNDNKYNIDANSIVAKLKEICVYLLETNVAIKSFDDITSKSTKYVIKYVKEKIYDSHSHYLSAIMSLDEVNDEASEITTKLLNRYGIYGKISIYVSTEKIFYNRDILSIKEKLVNDKKVPLKNIYLSLLDSKDDIITLIKNNVEETKSIMEDKSFITSITSNIQGTISFIDYIXSDKLKDLIDNKFDFVFKVLDTAKSKEIKKHCVSVISNNESIVRSEVEKLANEGKEASRTVYKEIIKYWDLQKFNDDFKFKNVEEIEAHLNKYYNEGHETLIKDIDENILSNILLKDKTTKAPLKIVQYVFMEYVALKEPSILKDCNKIAEFFDINSFRNALDAIYSNWLNNKADTKLKNILIPYCIFQPEDKLLKLKAQIEEWALNSRGALAAHAVYAIALNASKFALVLVDTMSVKVKNNQVKNAAKDALKKTAKALEISEDELIDKIIPDLDFDKKGMRELHYGGEANRVFKLQIKNDFTIEVTDSNDKVLKSLPAPNSKDNNATADASKKELTLIKKNIKMITSNQITRLNKVLLNGRKWSYKTFTELFVDNPIMNIFALKLIWGVYDEKNNLIESFRYMEDGSFNTFDEEEYIFEDSLKNKKNITLVHPIELDEEKLSKWRNQLSDYEILQPINQLDLLFEEVKEEHIKNNKIISFEDREITAGEIMSMANKMSFERSRDIEDGGSYTYYELKDSMLNIACRIDFEYMWFGMDAGEKVTFKNIAFHRLDENGSCNEEEYINPLEINKRFTSSIYGTVKSYFMK; from the coding sequence ATGGAAAATAATAATGAAGAACAAATAAGAAATAAGTTTGAAAGCATATTACAATATGAAAACAATAAGGACGCATTAATTGATTATTTTTACGGAAGAATAGATAGCTGCCCTATTTTTAAAAATTATTATAGCTATGATGCTGAAGAAATTTTCAAATTTTATTTTGATGAAAATACTAAAGAAGAAGATAAAAAAGCTCTATCAAGATACGCGGCAACTGTAATTAAATATATATATAAAGGCAATACTACCAATCAAATTTTAAGATTATGTGTCGGTGAAGATTTAGAAAAAGTATTAATAGAAAGTTATAATATTATATATGAAAGAGAATATGGTACAAAATATGCTAAGTCTGGTTTAATCCATAATGAAGCATATAAATATATACAAATACAAGTAAATAATTTTTGGGGTTTTTTAGGATTAGAACATTATATGCCTAAAGACTTTAATCAATATTTAGAAAAAGTAAAAAATGATAATGAAATATTATTAAAAAAAGCACCTCATTTATTATTAACTATTTTTGTATATCTCATAAATAAAGATGATGATAAAATCCTTATTAAACAATTATTAAATTATATAGACTCTCTAAAAATTAATGATGAAGAAACTACTGCACTGCTTTTTACTATAGCTGATAAAGATGAAGAAGTGTATAAAAGATTAATTAATATTTTAAATAAAGATAATAATATGATTTATTTTCTTGTAAATATATCCCGTGAAATGGTAGGAAGAACAGGACAATTATATAAAAGATTATTTAAAAGCTATTCAGAGGATAAACTATATTATTACTATACGAGAGAACTTATACCTGAATATTTAAAAATATGCTCTTTCCCTAAAGAATGTATTTTATTAAGCAAAATACTTAATGACAACACTCTTTTTATTTCTAAGCATACATTGGAAATAAAAAAATTATATGATGAAGACAAAGAAACTTTTTATAAACTTTATGAGATAATAGAAAAATCAAAATTTGAACAATTATATCTTGATTATGCTATGCTTTCATCAATTATGCTTGCAAGAAATGATAATAAATATAATATTGATGCTAATTCTATTGTAGCAAAGTTAAAAGAAATATGCGTGTATTTATTAGAAACAAATGTAGCTATTAAAAGTTTCGATGATATAACTTCTAAAAGCACTAAATATGTAATTAAATATGTAAAAGAAAAAATTTATGATAGTCATAGTCATTATTTATCGGCTATAATGTCGCTTGACGAAGTAAATGATGAAGCATCAGAAATTACTACTAAATTATTAAATCGTTACGGAATATACGGCAAAATTTCTATTTATGTTTCTACTGAGAAAATATTCTATAACAGAGATATTTTATCAATTAAAGAAAAATTAGTTAATGATAAAAAAGTACCACTAAAAAATATTTATTTATCATTATTAGACTCAAAAGATGATATTATAACTCTTATAAAAAACAATGTAGAAGAAACAAAATCTATTATGGAAGATAAATCATTTATCACTTCTATAACATCAAATATTCAAGGCACTATATCATTTATTGATTATATTTKCAGTGATAAGTTAAAAGATTTGATAGATAATAAATTTGATTTTGTTTTYAAAGTTCTTGATACAGCAAAATCAAAAGAAATAAAAAAGCATTGCGTATCAGTAATCAGTAATAATGAAAGCATTGTAAGAAGCGAAGTAGAAAAATTAGCAAATGAAGGAAAAGAAGCATCAAGAACAGTTTATAAAGAAATAATTAAATATTGGGATTTACAGAAGTTTAATGATGATTTTAAGTTCAAAAACGTTGAAGAGATAGAAGCCCATTTAAATAAATACTATAATGAAGGACATGAAACTCTAATAAAAGATATAGACGAAAATATACTTTCTAATATTCTATTAAAAGATAAAACAACTAAAGCACCTTTAAAAATAGTTCAGTATGTGTTTATGGAATACGTTGCATTAAAAGAGCCTTCCATATTAAAAGACTGCAACAAAATAGCAGAGTTTTTTGATATTAACTCATTTAGAAATGCACTTGACGCTATATATTCTAATTGGCTTAACAACAAAGCAGATACAAAATTAAAAAATATACTTATTCCATATTGTATTTTCCAGCCTGAAGATAAACTCTTAAAATTAAAAGCACAAATTGAAGAATGGGCATTAAATTCAAGAGGAGCATTAGCAGCACATGCGGTATATGCCATAGCATTAAATGCAAGCAAATTTGCATTGGTATTAGTTGATACAATGTCTGTAAAAGTTAAAAATAATCAGGTAAAAAATGCTGCTAAAGATGCATTAAAAAAGACTGCCAAAGCATTAGAGATTTCAGAAGATGAGCTAATAGATAAAATAATTCCAGATTTAGACTTTGATAAAAAAGGAATGAGAGAGCTTCATTACGGAGGAGAAGCTAACAGAGTATTTAAACTTCAAATAAAAAATGATTTCACTATCGAAGTAACAGATTCAAATGATAAAGTTTTAAAATCACTCCCAGCACCAAACAGCAAAGACAATAATGCAACAGCAGATGCTTCTAAAAAAGAATTAACTTTGATAAAGAAAAACATAAAAATGATAACTTCTAATCAAATAACAAGATTAAATAAAGTTTTATTAAACGGACGTAAATGGTCTTATAAAACTTTTACTGAGCTTTTTGTTGACAACCCAATAATGAATATATTTGCTTTAAAACTTATATGGGGCGTTTATGATGAAAAAAATAATTTAATAGAAAGCTTTAGATATATGGAAGATGGAAGTTTTAATACTTTTGATGAAGAAGAATACATATTTGAAGATAGTCTAAAAAATAAAAAAAATATTACTTTAGTTCACCCAATAGAATTAGACGAAGAAAAATTATCAAAATGGAGAAATCAATTAAGCGACTACGAAATATTACAGCCTATAAATCAGCTTGATTTATTATTTGAAGAAGTGAAAGAAGAGCATATAAAAAATAACAAAATCATTTCATTTGAAGATAGAGAAATAACAGCAGGCGAGATTATGTCAATGGCAAATAAAATGTCATTTGAAAGAAGCAGAGATATTGAAGATGGAGGAAGTTATACTTATTATGAATTAAAAGACTCTATGTTAAATATTGCATGCCGTATAGATTTTGAATATATGTGGTTTGGAATGGATGCGGGTGAAAAAGTAACATTTAAAAATATTGCTTTCCACAGACTAGATGAAAATGGCAGCTGCAATGAAGAAGAATATATAAATCCTTTAGAAATTAATAAGAGATTTACTTCATCAATATATGGAACAGTAAAATCTTATTTTATGAAGTAA
- a CDS encoding flagellar hook-associated protein 3, translating to MRVTEQAQYNRAISSIKKNYSEMEASQTRLSTGQRVQRPHENVTSTINSIYYRTRKSSLDRYQNNIVDGKERLSVAHDSMSSITQALARARDLAVQGANSTYSAEDRATMAMEIEEMIERIYDISKTQSKGEFIFSGTSVKTAPFRALYGHDEKAGRSIIQTVMYEGDANAQNREIENGQYINVGTPGNYTFWGTNMEIISTVDAGNYVASENQDIMIDDMVINIKQGDNIEAIVQRINDANGNVSASIGDLRGGAKVIQLKTSTPHKILLQDLKGGTVLQDIGLVRQGAGNIPENNYEPSAVVSGKSIFESLIYLRDAMLNDDVRAIGSEALGYIDSAIDNVTTVQANASSKVTRLDMGYNSFEDQKLAIDEALAKNENIDYAEEIVNFNMWQYAHNATLQTTGRLLGRTLLDYMR from the coding sequence ATGAGAGTTACAGAGCAAGCCCAATATAATAGAGCTATAAGCAGTATTAAGAAAAATTATAGTGAAATGGAAGCATCTCAAACAAGGCTATCTACAGGTCAAAGAGTACAAAGACCTCATGAAAATGTTACATCCACAATCAATTCTATTTACTACAGAACAAGAAAATCATCATTAGATAGATATCAAAATAATATAGTAGACGGTAAAGAAAGATTAAGTGTAGCACATGATTCTATGAGTTCTATTACACAAGCTTTAGCAAGAGCAAGAGACTTAGCAGTGCAAGGTGCAAACAGCACATACTCTGCAGAAGACAGAGCTACAATGGCTATGGAAATAGAAGAAATGATAGAAAGAATATATGACATATCTAAAACTCAAAGCAAAGGAGAGTTTATATTCTCTGGCACAAGTGTAAAAACTGCACCATTTAGAGCATTATACGGACATGATGAAAAGGCAGGACGTTCAATAATTCAAACAGTAATGTATGAAGGCGATGCTAATGCTCAAAATAGAGAAATAGAAAATGGTCAATATATAAATGTTGGTACACCGGGAAACTATACTTTTTGGGGTACAAATATGGAAATAATATCAACAGTTGATGCCGGCAATTATGTTGCTTCAGAAAACCAAGATATTATGATAGATGATATGGTTATAAACATAAAACAAGGCGACAATATTGAAGCTATAGTTCAGAGAATAAACGATGCTAATGGAAATGTTAGTGCTTCTATAGGAGATTTAAGAGGAGGTGCTAAAGTTATACAATTAAAAACATCTACTCCTCATAAAATACTTTTACAAGATTTAAAAGGAGGCACTGTATTACAAGATATAGGTTTAGTAAGACAAGGAGCAGGAAACATTCCAGAAAACAATTATGAACCTAGTGCGGTTGTTTCTGGTAAATCTATATTTGAGAGCTTAATATATTTAAGAGATGCTATGCTTAATGATGATGTTAGAGCTATAGGCAGTGAAGCTTTAGGATATATAGACAGTGCCATAGATAATGTTACAACTGTTCAGGCTAATGCTTCTTCAAAAGTAACAAGACTCGATATGGGATACAATAGTTTTGAAGACCAAAAACTTGCAATAGATGAGGCTTTGGCTAAAAATGAAAATATTGATTATGCTGAAGAGATTGTTAATTTCAATATGTGGCAATATGCTCATAATGCAACATTACAAACTACAGGAAGATTATTAGGAAGAACATTATTAGATTATATGAGATAA
- the fliW gene encoding flagellar assembly protein FliW yields the protein MPEIESRILGKVEVSDNNLYHLNGSILAFEDYDEFYLLNMDEEGTFKILQSKDDKNICFILIDPFLVFKDYKPDVHDNDIKLLEIEKEEDIHLLTIVTIPNDNFKAMSANLIAPIVFNIKNHKARQCTVIGDKYNTRHPILSENNAENNKKEEKS from the coding sequence ATGCCAGAAATAGAATCTAGAATATTAGGAAAAGTAGAAGTTTCTGATAACAATTTATATCACCTTAACGGAAGCATATTAGCATTTGAGGACTATGATGAGTTTTATTTGCTCAATATGGACGAAGAAGGTACTTTTAAAATACTTCAATCTAAAGATGATAAAAATATATGCTTTATATTGATAGATCCATTTCTGGTATTTAAAGATTATAAACCCGATGTTCATGATAATGATATAAAACTATTAGAAATTGAAAAAGAAGAAGATATACATTTATTAACAATAGTAACAATACCGAATGACAATTTCAAAGCTATGAGTGCAAATTTAATAGCTCCAATAGTTTTTAATATTAAAAATCATAAAGCAAGACAATGTACTGTTATTGGTGATAAATATAATACAAGACACCCAATATTGTCAGAGAACAATGCTGAAAATAATAAAAAAGAGGAGAAAAGTTGA
- the csrA gene encoding carbon storage regulator CsrA gives MLVLSRKINQSIVIGDNIEIMLVDIRGDQIKLGINAPRDVKIFRKEVYEEIESQNLEASKANPEQLNILSSFVKNKLEKNK, from the coding sequence ATGCTTGTACTATCTAGAAAAATCAATCAAAGCATTGTTATAGGCGATAACATAGAAATCATGCTTGTTGATATACGAGGCGATCAAATAAAATTAGGCATCAATGCTCCAAGAGATGTAAAAATATTTAGAAAAGAGGTTTATGAAGAGATAGAAAGTCAAAACTTAGAAGCTTCTAAAGCAAATCCAGAACAATTAAATATCTTAAGCAGTTTTGTTAAAAACAAATTAGAAAAAAATAAATAA
- the murI gene encoding glutamate racemase has translation MNTSSKPIAVFDSGFGGISVLKKLLNMLPNENYIYLGDNHNIPYGDKSKEEITQLSIKILDFLIKQDCKMAVIACNTITASSYDILKEKYNIPIIETISNGVEDIIDNTKNNNISIMATEFTVHSNMYHDKILNYNKKIKVTQIACQKLCPMIEHNWNSYDDRFEVLENYITKIDDNSDTLLLACTHYPLIIDDIKTVVKSKKTNIKNIIDPSTKIVLSIKKYLIDNNLVNTSGGNLKFFTTGEKKDFNDFISQYIKINYELERIVL, from the coding sequence ATGAATACATCTTCTAAACCTATAGCTGTTTTTGATTCTGGATTTGGCGGTATAAGTGTTTTAAAAAAATTATTGAATATGCTTCCCAATGAAAATTATATATATCTTGGAGATAATCATAATATACCTTATGGTGATAAATCTAAAGAAGAAATAACTCAATTATCTATAAAGATATTAGACTTTCTTATAAAACAAGATTGCAAAATGGCAGTTATTGCTTGTAACACTATTACTGCTTCTTCTTATGATATATTAAAAGAAAAATATAATATCCCTATAATAGAGACTATATCTAATGGGGTAGAGGATATAATTGATAATACAAAAAATAATAATATATCTATAATGGCAACAGAGTTTACAGTTCACTCTAATATGTATCATGATAAAATACTTAATTACAATAAAAAAATAAAAGTTACTCAGATAGCTTGTCAGAAATTATGTCCTATGATAGAACATAATTGGAATAGCTATGATGATAGATTTGAAGTTTTAGAAAATTATATAACAAAAATAGATGATAATTCCGATACTTTGCTTCTTGCTTGTACGCATTATCCTCTTATAATAGATGATATAAAGACAGTTGTAAAGAGCAAAAAAACTAATATAAAAAATATAATAGACCCTAGCACAAAAATAGTATTATCTATAAAAAAATATCTTATTGATAATAATTTGGTTAATACTTCTGGAGGAAATTTAAAATTTTTTACAACAGGTGAAAAAAAAGATTTTAATGATTTTATTTCTCAATATATAAAAATTAATTATGAATTAGAAAGAATAGTTTTATAA
- a CDS encoding OadG family protein, which produces MNGSIIEALQIMLIGMGVVVLFLIILVYVMKLVSVIIAQVDKIMPQKEEEQTALPVQSVSNDKMVAIAIALAHVHSNKK; this is translated from the coding sequence ATGAACGGAAGTATCATAGAAGCCTTACAAATAATGCTTATAGGTATGGGCGTAGTAGTATTGTTCTTGATAATATTAGTTTATGTAATGAAGCTAGTAAGTGTTATTATAGCACAAGTAGATAAAATTATGCCTCAGAAAGAAGAAGAACAAACTGCATTACCCGTTCAATCTGTGAGTAATGACAAGATGGTTGCTATTGCTATAGCTTTAGCACATGTTCATAGTAATAAAAAGTAA
- a CDS encoding biotin/lipoyl-containing protein: protein MAKKEVKFMVTAFRDGFQSVYGARVLSKDFMPAVEAFVNAGVKYFESGGGATFQSAFFYNNENAFDVMDTFRKTVGPDVNLQTLARGVNVVGLESQPRDMIKLHAQLFKKHGITTIRNFDALNDVNNLIYSGQCIKEAGLKHQVCVTMMALPPGCEGAHDAAFYGKVLTQIKDNVDFDSVCFKDASGTTTPQVVYDTIKEARKILGKDVHIQMHSHETAGIGALQYRAALDAGADCIDVSLAPVSGGTCSTDLIVMWHALRGTDFYFDIDIDKIREAEEVFKECMKDYFLPPESRTVEPMIPFAPMPGGALTANTQMMRDINVMNRFPEVIKAMTEVVKKGGFGTSVTPVSQFYFQQAFNNVMQGDWKKIADGYGKMVLGYFGRTPSTPDPEIVKIASEQLGLEPTTELAMDIDDRNPKKGRKAAEQALKDAGITDLSDENVFIAAACKEKGIQFLKGEAKLGIRKNAGGASADGVKATSNEVTVTVGGSSYGVKIENGKAIVDGVSYDYTIKDGIVAGAAQSAAPASSGSATPVTAGLPGTVLKILAPVGTQVQDGTTILIVEAMKMEVEIKSSASGVVKEVKVKPGDAVVAGQELAIVG, encoded by the coding sequence ATGGCAAAAAAAGAAGTAAAATTTATGGTAACAGCATTCAGGGACGGATTTCAATCTGTTTACGGTGCTAGAGTATTATCCAAAGACTTTATGCCAGCTGTAGAAGCATTTGTAAACGCTGGTGTTAAATATTTTGAATCTGGCGGCGGTGCAACATTCCAAAGTGCATTTTTCTACAACAATGAAAATGCTTTTGATGTAATGGATACTTTTAGAAAAACTGTTGGACCAGATGTTAATTTACAAACTTTGGCAAGAGGAGTTAATGTTGTTGGTTTGGAATCTCAGCCTAGAGATATGATTAAACTTCATGCTCAGCTTTTCAAAAAACATGGTATCACCACCATTAGAAACTTTGATGCATTAAACGATGTAAATAACCTAATTTATAGCGGACAATGCATTAAAGAAGCAGGCTTAAAACACCAAGTATGCGTTACTATGATGGCTCTTCCTCCTGGATGTGAAGGTGCTCATGATGCTGCTTTCTATGGTAAAGTATTAACTCAAATAAAAGACAATGTAGATTTTGACTCTGTATGTTTTAAAGATGCTTCCGGTACTACTACTCCTCAAGTGGTTTATGATACAATTAAAGAAGCTAGAAAGATTTTAGGTAAAGATGTACATATACAAATGCATAGCCATGAAACTGCTGGTATTGGTGCTTTACAATATAGAGCTGCTTTAGATGCTGGTGCTGATTGTATAGACGTTTCTTTAGCTCCTGTATCTGGCGGTACTTGTTCTACAGATTTAATAGTTATGTGGCATGCTTTGAGAGGTACTGATTTCTATTTTGATATTGATATAGATAAAATTAGAGAAGCTGAAGAAGTATTCAAAGAATGTATGAAAGATTACTTCCTTCCGCCTGAAAGTAGAACCGTTGAGCCTATGATTCCATTTGCTCCAATGCCTGGCGGTGCATTAACAGCTAATACTCAAATGATGAGAGATATTAATGTAATGAACCGTTTCCCTGAAGTTATTAAAGCTATGACTGAAGTAGTTAAAAAAGGCGGATTCGGTACTTCTGTAACTCCTGTATCACAATTCTATTTCCAACAAGCATTTAACAATGTAATGCAAGGCGATTGGAAAAAGATTGCTGATGGTTATGGAAAAATGGTATTAGGTTATTTTGGTAGAACTCCTTCTACTCCAGACCCAGAAATAGTAAAAATAGCTAGCGAACAATTAGGTTTAGAGCCTACTACAGAGCTTGCTATGGATATAGATGATAGAAACCCTAAGAAAGGAAGAAAAGCAGCTGAACAAGCATTAAAAGATGCTGGTATCACTGATCTTTCTGATGAAAACGTATTTATAGCTGCTGCTTGTAAAGAAAAAGGTATACAATTCCTTAAAGGTGAAGCTAAACTTGGTATTAGAAAGAATGCTGGAGGTGCTTCTGCTGATGGTGTTAAAGCTACAAGCAATGAAGTTACTGTTACAGTTGGTGGTTCTAGTTATGGAGTAAAAATAGAAAATGGTAAGGCTATAGTTGATGGTGTAAGCTATGATTATACTATTAAAGATGGTATAGTTGCTGGTGCTGCTCAATCTGCTGCTCCTGCTTCAAGCGGTTCTGCTACTCCTGTTACTGCTGGTTTACCTGGTACAGTATTAAAAATACTTGCTCCTGTTGGAACACAAGTTCAAGATGGAACTACTATATTGATTGTAGAAGCTATGAAAATGGAAGTAGAAATTAAATCTTCTGCAAGCGGTGTTGTAAAAGAGGTAAAAGTTAAACCGGGTGATGCTGTAGTTGCTGGTCAGGAATTAGCTATTGTTGGATAA